The following proteins come from a genomic window of Streptococcus oralis:
- the pheS gene encoding phenylalanine--tRNA ligase subunit alpha, which yields MSTIEEQLKALREETLASLKQITAENEKEMQELRVSILGKKGSLTEILKGMKDVSAEMRPIIGKHVNEARDVLTAAFEETAKLLEEKKVEAQLASESIDVTLPGRPVATGHRHVLTQTSEEIEDIFIGMGYQVVDGFEVEKDYYNFERMNLPKDHPARDMQDTFYITEEILLRTHTSPVQARAMDAHDFSKGPLKMISPGRVFRRDTDDATHSHQFHQIEGLVVGKNISMADLQGTLQLIVQKMFGEERQIRLRPSYFPFTEPSVEVDVSCFKCGGEGCNVCKKTGWIEIMGAGMVHPRVLEMSGIDATVYSGFAFGLGQERVAMLRYGINDIRGFYQGDVRFSEQFK from the coding sequence ATGTCAACTATTGAAGAACAATTAAAAGCGCTTCGCGAAGAAACGCTGGCTAGCTTGAAGCAGATTACTGCTGAAAATGAAAAAGAGATGCAAGAATTACGTGTCTCTATCCTTGGTAAAAAAGGTTCGCTTACCGAAATTCTTAAAGGGATGAAGGATGTTTCTGCTGAGATGCGCCCAATCATCGGGAAACACGTCAACGAGGCTCGTGATGTCTTGACGGCCGCTTTTGAAGAAACAGCAAAGCTCTTGGAAGAAAAGAAAGTTGAAGCACAACTTGCTAGCGAGAGCATCGATGTGACCCTTCCAGGTCGTCCAGTTGCGACTGGTCACCGTCACGTCCTTACGCAAACCAGTGAAGAAATCGAAGATATTTTCATCGGTATGGGTTATCAAGTCGTGGATGGCTTTGAAGTTGAAAAAGACTACTACAACTTTGAGCGGATGAATCTTCCAAAAGACCATCCAGCTCGCGATATGCAGGACACTTTCTATATCACAGAAGAAATCTTGCTCCGTACTCACACGTCTCCAGTTCAGGCGCGTGCCATGGATGCCCATGATTTTTCAAAAGGTCCTTTGAAGATGATCTCACCAGGACGTGTATTCCGCCGTGACACGGACGATGCGACCCACAGTCACCAATTCCACCAAATCGAAGGCTTGGTTGTTGGGAAAAATATCTCTATGGCTGACCTTCAAGGAACGCTTCAGTTGATTGTCCAAAAAATGTTTGGTGAAGAGCGTCAGATCCGTCTGCGTCCATCTTACTTCCCATTCACAGAGCCATCTGTTGAGGTGGATGTTTCCTGCTTCAAGTGTGGCGGAGAAGGCTGTAACGTATGTAAGAAAACAGGTTGGATCGAAATCATGGGTGCCGGTATGGTTCACCCACGTGTCCTTGAGATGAGTGGTATTGATGCAACGGTTTACTCTGGTTTTGCCTTTGGTCTTGGTCAAGAGCGTGTAGCCATGCTCCGTTACGGAATCAACGATATCCGTGGATTCTACCAAGGAGATGTCCGTTTCTCAGAACAGTTTAAATAA
- the pheT gene encoding phenylalanine--tRNA ligase subunit beta yields the protein MLVSYKWLKELVDIDVPSQELAEKMSTTGIEVEGVESPAAGLSKIVVGEVLSCEDVPETHLHVCQVNVGEEEARQIVCGAPNVRAGIKVMVALPGARIADNYKIKKGKIRGLESLGMICSLGELGISDSVVPKEFADGIQILPEDAVPGEEVFSYLDLDDEIIELSITPNRADALSMRGVAHEVAAIYDKAVNFKEFALSETDQVAADALSVSIDTDKAPYYAARILDNVTIAPSPQWLQNLLMNEGIRPINNVVDVTNYILLYFGQPMHAFDLDTFEGTDILVREARAGEKLVTLDGEERELAETDLVITVADKPVALAGVMGGQATEISENSSRVVLEAAVFNGKSIRKTSGRLNLRSESSSRFEKGINVATVNEALDAAASMIVELAGATVRKGIVSAGELDTSDVEVSSTLADVNRVLGTELSYADVEDVFRRLGFGLSGNAEAFTVSVPRRRWDITIEADLFEEIARIYGYDRLPTSLPKDDGTAGELTATQKLRRQVRTIAEGAGLTEIITYALTTPEKAVEFTAQPSNLTELMWPMTVDRSVLRQNMISGILDTVAYNVARKNKNLALYEIGKVFEQTGNPKEDLPNEINSFAFALTGLVAEKDFQTAAVPVDFFYAKGILEALFARLGLGVTYTATSEIASLHPGRTAVISLGDQVLGFLGQVHPVTAKAYDIPETYVAELNLSAIEAALQPAAPFVEITKFPAVSRDIALLLKAEISHQEVVDAIQAAGVKRLTDIKLFDVFSGEKLGLGMKSMAYSLTFQNPEDSLTDEEVARYMEKIQASLEEKVHAEVR from the coding sequence ATGCTTGTATCTTATAAATGGTTAAAAGAGTTGGTGGACATTGATGTGCCATCACAAGAGTTGGCTGAAAAAATGTCAACTACAGGGATTGAAGTGGAAGGTGTGGAATCACCTGCTGCTGGTCTCTCAAAAATTGTCGTCGGTGAGGTCTTGTCTTGCGAAGATGTGCCCGAAACACACTTGCATGTTTGCCAAGTCAATGTGGGCGAAGAAGAAGCCCGTCAAATCGTCTGTGGCGCCCCAAATGTGCGCGCAGGCATCAAGGTTATGGTGGCTCTTCCGGGAGCTCGCATTGCGGACAACTACAAGATTAAAAAAGGAAAAATCCGTGGTTTAGAGTCATTAGGGATGATCTGTTCATTAGGTGAATTGGGCATTTCTGACTCAGTTGTTCCAAAAGAATTTGCAGATGGGATCCAAATTTTGCCAGAGGATGCTGTTCCAGGAGAAGAGGTCTTCTCTTACCTAGACTTGGATGATGAAATCATCGAGCTTTCCATCACTCCAAACCGTGCAGACGCTCTTTCGATGCGTGGGGTTGCGCACGAAGTCGCAGCTATCTATGACAAGGCAGTCAACTTTAAAGAATTTGCTCTTTCAGAAACAGACCAAGTTGCAGCGGATGCTCTTTCTGTCAGCATTGACACAGACAAGGCTCCTTACTATGCAGCCCGTATTTTGGATAATGTGACTATCGCACCAAGTCCACAGTGGTTGCAAAACCTTCTTATGAATGAAGGTATCCGTCCTATCAACAACGTAGTCGACGTGACCAACTATATCCTGCTTTACTTTGGTCAACCGATGCATGCCTTTGACTTGGATACCTTTGAAGGGACTGACATCCTTGTGCGTGAAGCGCGTGCCGGTGAAAAATTGGTGACCTTGGACGGTGAAGAACGTGAACTTGCAGAAACTGACCTAGTCATCACTGTCGCAGACAAGCCAGTTGCCCTTGCAGGTGTCATGGGTGGTCAAGCAACCGAAATCTCTGAAAATTCTAGTCGCGTTGTCCTTGAAGCAGCTGTTTTCAATGGCAAATCTATCCGTAAGACCAGCGGTCGCTTGAATCTTCGTTCTGAGTCATCTTCTCGCTTTGAAAAAGGCATCAATGTGGCAACAGTCAATGAAGCCCTTGATGCGGCAGCTAGTATGATTGTAGAACTTGCGGGTGCGACGGTGCGTAAGGGCATCGTATCGGCTGGTGAACTTGATACCTCTGATGTAGAAGTTTCTTCAACCCTTGCAGACGTTAACCGTGTCCTTGGTACAGAGCTTTCATACGCAGATGTAGAAGACGTTTTCCGTCGTCTTGGCTTTGGGCTTTCTGGAAATGCGGAAGCCTTCACTGTCAGCGTCCCACGTCGTCGTTGGGATATCACCATCGAGGCAGACCTCTTTGAAGAAATCGCTCGTATCTACGGTTACGACCGCTTGCCAACTAGCCTTCCAAAAGATGACGGTACAGCCGGTGAATTGACTGCGACACAAAAACTTCGTCGCCAAGTTCGTACTATCGCTGAAGGAGCAGGTTTGACAGAAATCATCACCTACGCTCTGACAACGCCTGAGAAAGCAGTTGAGTTTACGGCTCAACCAAGCAACCTTACAGAACTCATGTGGCCTATGACAGTGGATCGCTCCGTTCTCCGTCAAAATATGATCTCAGGTATCCTTGATACAGTGGCCTACAATGTAGCTCGTAAGAACAAAAACTTGGCTCTTTACGAGATTGGAAAAGTCTTCGAACAAACAGGCAATCCCAAAGAAGACCTACCAAACGAAATCAACAGCTTTGCCTTTGCCTTGACAGGATTGGTCGCAGAAAAAGACTTCCAAACAGCAGCGGTTCCAGTTGATTTCTTCTATGCTAAGGGAATCCTTGAAGCCCTCTTTGCTCGTTTGGGACTAGGAGTAACTTATACAGCAACATCTGAAATCGCTAGCCTCCATCCAGGTCGTACAGCTGTGATTTCACTCGGTGACCAAGTTCTTGGTTTCCTTGGCCAAGTACATCCAGTCACTGCCAAGGCTTACGATATCCCAGAAACTTATGTAGCGGAACTTAACCTTTCAGCTATCGAAGCTGCTCTCCAACCGGCTGCTCCATTTGTGGAAATCACGAAATTCCCAGCAGTCAGCCGTGATATCGCCCTTCTTCTCAAGGCAGAAATTAGCCATCAAGAAGTTGTAGACGCTATCCAAGCTGCAGGTGTGAAACGATTGACAGACATCAAACTCTTTGACGTCTTCTCAGGTGAAAAATTGGGACTTGGCATGAAGTCAATGGCTTATAGCCTAACCTTCCAAAATCCAGAAGATAGCTTGACGGACGAAGAAGTCGCACGCTATATGGAAAAAATCCAAGCTTCTCTCGAAGAAAAAGTCCATGCAGAAGTGCGTTAA
- a CDS encoding ABC transporter ATP-binding protein, producing MLEVRNLEKSFGSKQVLFGVDFQASPGRILGLVGKNGSGKTTIFHSILKFLDYQGEISLDGQEIRQETYARIGYLPEERSLMPKLTVLEQVRYLATLKGMDAKEVKEKLPQWMEKLEVKGKLTDKIKSLSKGNQQKIQLIITLIHEPDLIILDEPFSGLDPVNTELLKQVILKEKERGATIIFSDHVMTNVEELCDDILMIRDGRVVLHGPVQEVRNQYGKTRLFVSSERSKEELESLPHVKQVSLTKQGSWKLILDDESAGRELFPILTQGQYIATFDQQAPTIDEIFKLESGVEV from the coding sequence ATGCTAGAAGTAAGAAATCTAGAGAAAAGTTTCGGTTCCAAGCAAGTCTTGTTTGGTGTAGATTTTCAGGCAAGTCCAGGACGGATTCTGGGGCTGGTCGGGAAAAATGGTTCTGGGAAAACAACGATTTTCCACAGTATTTTGAAATTTTTGGACTATCAAGGAGAGATCAGTCTGGATGGACAGGAGATTCGTCAGGAGACTTACGCTCGGATAGGTTATTTGCCTGAAGAACGCAGTCTCATGCCCAAGTTGACAGTCCTTGAGCAAGTTCGTTACTTGGCTACTCTAAAGGGCATGGATGCTAAGGAGGTCAAAGAAAAACTTCCTCAATGGATGGAAAAACTGGAAGTGAAGGGGAAATTGACTGACAAAATCAAGAGCCTCTCAAAAGGAAATCAGCAGAAAATCCAGTTGATTATCACCCTCATCCATGAGCCAGACTTGATTATCCTGGATGAGCCCTTTAGTGGTCTGGATCCAGTCAATACCGAGTTGCTCAAGCAGGTTATCTTAAAAGAAAAAGAGCGTGGGGCGACCATTATCTTTTCTGACCATGTCATGACCAATGTCGAGGAGCTTTGCGATGATATTCTCATGATTCGAGATGGGCGTGTGGTCTTGCATGGACCAGTCCAAGAAGTTCGCAATCAATACGGTAAAACGCGTCTCTTTGTTTCAAGTGAACGAAGCAAGGAAGAACTGGAAAGTCTTCCTCATGTCAAACAGGTGAGCTTGACCAAGCAAGGCAGTTGGAAATTGATTTTAGATGATGAGAGTGCTGGAAGGGAACTCTTCCCAATCCTCACTCAAGGTCAATACATCGCGACCTTTGACCAACAAGCTCCAACAATCGATGAAATCTTTAAACTAGAATCAGGGGTGGAAGTATGA
- a CDS encoding ABC transporter permease yields MRNMWVVIKETYLRHVKSWSFFFMVISPFLFLGLSVGIGYLQGSSMAKNSKVAVVTTVPTVAEGLKGTNGINFDYQDEASAQAAIKDEKIKGYLTIDQEDSVLKAVYHGETSLETGIKLAVTNKLNELQYQLNRSAANLSQEQEKRLSQTVDFTEKIDESKEDKKMVQTIAAAGLGFFLYMILITYASVTAQEVASEKGTKIMEVVFSSIRASHYFYARMLALLLVILTHIGIYVVGGLAAILLFKDIPILAQSGILNHLGEAFSLNTLLFVLVSLFMYVVLAAFLGSMVSRPEDSGKALSPLMILIIAGFVGVTSLGAAGDNLVLKIGSYIPFISTFFMPFRAINGYASGLEAWTSLAITVAFAVTATVFIGRMYASLVLQTDDLGIWKTFKRALAYK; encoded by the coding sequence ATGAGAAATATGTGGGTAGTTATTAAAGAAACTTATCTGCGACATGTCAAGTCCTGGAGTTTCTTCTTTATGGTGATTTCGCCGTTTCTCTTTTTAGGATTATCTGTAGGAATCGGCTATCTCCAAGGGTCTTCTATGGCCAAGAATAGCAAGGTAGCAGTGGTAACAACTGTTCCAACTGTGGCAGAAGGGCTCAAGGGTACCAATGGCATTAACTTTGACTATCAGGATGAAGCCAGTGCCCAAGCTGCTATCAAGGATGAGAAAATCAAGGGTTATCTAACTATTGATCAAGAGGACAGTGTCCTCAAGGCCGTTTACCATGGTGAAACTTCTCTTGAAACAGGTATCAAGCTAGCAGTAACCAATAAACTCAATGAACTGCAATACCAACTCAATCGTTCGGCAGCCAATTTGTCTCAAGAACAGGAAAAACGCCTGAGTCAAACCGTTGACTTTACTGAGAAGATTGATGAATCCAAAGAAGATAAAAAGATGGTTCAAACCATTGCGGCCGCAGGGCTTGGTTTCTTCCTTTATATGATTTTGATTACTTATGCTAGTGTCACTGCTCAGGAAGTAGCCAGCGAGAAAGGAACCAAAATCATGGAAGTGGTCTTTTCTAGTATCAGAGCTAGTCATTATTTCTACGCTCGCATGCTGGCTCTGCTTCTTGTGATTTTGACTCATATTGGAATTTACGTCGTGGGTGGGCTGGCTGCCATTCTGCTCTTTAAAGATATCCCTATCTTGGCACAATCTGGTATTTTAAACCACTTGGGAGAGGCCTTCTCGCTCAATACCTTATTGTTTGTCTTGGTTAGTCTCTTTATGTACGTTGTTTTAGCAGCCTTCCTAGGATCCATGGTTTCTCGCCCTGAGGATTCAGGAAAGGCCTTGTCGCCATTGATGATCTTGATTATAGCAGGATTTGTGGGTGTGACCTCTCTAGGTGCTGCTGGGGATAATTTAGTTCTGAAAATTGGTTCCTATATCCCTTTCATTTCGACTTTCTTTATGCCATTTAGAGCTATAAATGGGTATGCAAGTGGTCTGGAAGCTTGGACTTCTCTTGCCATAACGGTTGCTTTTGCAGTCACTGCAACAGTCTTTATCGGACGCATGTATGCCAGCCTAGTCCTTCAAACGGATGATTTAGGAATCTGGAAAACTTTTAAACGTGCCTTAGCTTATAAATAG
- the rplM gene encoding 50S ribosomal protein L13, with product MNKTTFMAKPGQVERKWYVVDATDVPLGRLSAVVASVLRGKNKPTFTPHTDTGDFVIVINAEKVKLTGKKATDKIYYTHSNHPGGLKSISAGELRSKNAVRLIEKSVKGMLPHNTLGRAQGMKLKVFVGAEHTHAAQQPEVLDISGLI from the coding sequence ATGAACAAAACTACATTCATGGCTAAACCAGGCCAAGTAGAACGCAAATGGTACGTTGTTGACGCAACTGATGTACCTCTTGGACGCCTTTCAGCAGTTGTTGCTAGCGTACTTCGCGGAAAAAACAAACCAACATTCACACCACACACTGATACAGGTGACTTCGTAATCGTTATCAATGCTGAAAAAGTTAAATTGACTGGTAAAAAAGCAACTGATAAGATCTACTACACTCACTCAAACCACCCAGGTGGATTGAAATCAATCTCTGCTGGTGAACTTCGTTCTAAAAATGCAGTACGTTTGATCGAAAAATCAGTTAAAGGTATGCTTCCACACAATACTCTTGGACGCGCTCAAGGTATGAAGTTGAAAGTATTCGTTGGAGCTGAGCACACTCACGCTGCACAACAACCAGAAGTTCTTGACATTTCAGGACTTATCTAA